In Kineococcus sp. NBC_00420, a single genomic region encodes these proteins:
- a CDS encoding sensor histidine kinase yields MRSPADRVRSARGRVLAAEAHLPLRVRLLVIVVLLLLMAMTVTSLVSLQLLQNNLRNQVDEQLRVKGVAAIRSAFPVFNQSAAQQLLLSDYYVQVAEADGSHPVETCPPNQDCPRPDLPVLTTAYLGSMDGKAFTIADDGDGDPWRVLLFPGTSASGDRVNIAVALPLSGANRTLADFRVAALAVGVAVLVLGGFAAALAIRRSFRPLDDIERTASAIAGGDLSQRVPEAPPGTEIGRLSTALNTMLTQIEALFRSQQRSEDQMRRFVADASHELRTPLAAIRGFAELYRQGAVREPDDVAHVMERIEGESTRLGHLVEDLLRLARLDEAQRRRSATREPVDLAVVASDAVHDARGLTSDRSVRLVGLEDGVGPNSAIVLADESGMRQVLTNLLGNALHHTPAGTPVEVAVGRLMGPSGPESVVEVRDHGQGLTPEQADRVFERFYRVDSSRRRGTGGGSGLGLAIVSTIVEVHGGTVAVAPTEGGGATFRVRFRADRPTSTVPSEEPVEDDPPSPIIHS; encoded by the coding sequence ATGAGGTCGCCCGCGGACCGGGTGCGGTCCGCGAGGGGCAGGGTCCTGGCGGCCGAGGCGCACCTGCCGTTGCGGGTGCGCCTGCTCGTCATCGTGGTGCTGCTGTTGTTGATGGCGATGACCGTGACGAGCCTGGTGTCCTTGCAGCTCCTGCAGAACAACCTGCGCAACCAGGTGGACGAGCAACTCCGCGTCAAGGGTGTGGCGGCCATCAGGAGCGCGTTCCCGGTGTTCAACCAGTCCGCCGCGCAGCAGTTGCTGCTCTCCGACTACTACGTTCAGGTGGCGGAGGCGGACGGCTCCCACCCGGTCGAGACCTGTCCCCCGAACCAGGACTGCCCTCGACCGGACCTACCGGTCCTGACCACGGCCTACCTGGGATCGATGGACGGCAAAGCGTTCACCATCGCCGACGACGGTGACGGTGACCCGTGGCGGGTGCTGCTCTTCCCGGGGACCTCGGCTTCGGGGGACCGGGTGAACATCGCCGTCGCGCTGCCGTTGTCCGGGGCCAACCGCACCCTGGCCGACTTCCGCGTCGCCGCCCTCGCCGTTGGCGTCGCAGTCCTGGTGCTCGGGGGTTTCGCAGCCGCCCTGGCGATCCGGCGCAGTTTCCGCCCCCTCGACGACATCGAGCGCACGGCGTCCGCCATCGCCGGCGGCGATCTGTCGCAGCGTGTCCCGGAAGCTCCACCCGGCACCGAGATCGGCCGGTTGTCGACGGCCTTGAACACCATGCTGACCCAGATCGAGGCGCTCTTCCGCTCCCAGCAACGCTCCGAGGACCAGATGCGGCGCTTCGTCGCCGACGCCAGCCACGAACTCCGCACGCCCCTGGCCGCCATCCGTGGTTTCGCCGAGCTGTACCGGCAGGGCGCGGTGCGCGAACCCGACGACGTCGCCCACGTGATGGAACGCATCGAGGGCGAGTCGACGCGACTCGGTCACCTCGTGGAGGACCTGCTGCGCCTGGCCCGGCTCGACGAGGCGCAGCGGCGCCGGAGCGCGACCCGGGAACCCGTCGACCTCGCAGTGGTCGCCTCCGACGCCGTGCACGACGCCCGGGGGCTGACGTCGGACCGTTCGGTGCGTCTGGTGGGGCTCGAGGACGGCGTGGGCCCGAACTCTGCGATCGTGCTGGCCGACGAGTCCGGGATGCGCCAGGTCCTGACGAACCTGCTGGGTAACGCCCTGCACCACACCCCCGCCGGGACGCCGGTCGAGGTCGCCGTGGGCCGGCTGATGGGCCCGTCGGGTCCGGAGTCGGTGGTGGAGGTGCGCGACCACGGGCAGGGGCTGACCCCGGAGCAGGCGGACCGGGTCTTCGAGCGCTTCTACCGGGTCGACTCCTCGCGGCGTCGCGGGACGGGTGGCGGGTCCGGGTTGGGCCTGGCGATCGTCTCGACGATCGTGGAGGTCCACGGCGGGACGGTGGCCGTCGCGCCCACGGAGGGTGGTGGAGCGACTTTCCGGGTACGGTTCCGCGCCGACCGCCCCACCAGCACCGTCCCGTCCGAGGAACCGGTCGAGGACGACCCTCCGTCCCCGATCATTCACAGCTAG
- a CDS encoding response regulator transcription factor — protein sequence MRSTSSAPEARLLVVDDEPSIRELLATSLRFAGFEVASAGDGAEALKLAEDFRPDLVVLDVMLPDVDGFTVTRKLRERGRLVPVLFLTARDDTADKVAGLTVGGDDYVTKPFSLEEVVARIRAVLRRTGGVEGADTGRLVFHDLELEEDSHEVRRGGREVELSPTEFKLLRYLMLNPNRVLSKAQILDHVWDYDFNGEAGIVESYISYLRRKLDTEGLEPLIHTKRGVGYVLRVAQTVG from the coding sequence GTGAGATCTACGAGTTCCGCCCCGGAGGCCCGCCTGCTGGTGGTCGACGACGAGCCGAGCATCCGCGAGCTGCTGGCCACCAGCCTCCGCTTCGCCGGCTTCGAGGTCGCCTCGGCAGGTGACGGTGCCGAGGCGCTGAAGCTGGCCGAGGACTTCCGCCCGGACCTCGTCGTGCTCGACGTCATGCTGCCCGACGTCGACGGCTTCACCGTGACGCGCAAGCTGCGCGAACGGGGACGCCTCGTCCCGGTGCTGTTCCTCACCGCCCGGGACGACACCGCCGACAAGGTGGCGGGGCTCACCGTCGGCGGCGACGACTACGTGACGAAGCCCTTCAGCCTGGAGGAGGTCGTGGCCCGGATCCGGGCCGTGCTGCGCCGCACCGGCGGGGTCGAGGGCGCCGACACGGGGCGCCTGGTCTTCCACGACCTGGAACTCGAGGAGGACTCCCACGAGGTCCGTCGCGGCGGACGCGAGGTGGAGCTCTCCCCCACCGAGTTCAAGCTGCTGCGCTACCTCATGCTCAACCCGAACCGGGTGCTCTCCAAGGCGCAGATCCTCGACCACGTGTGGGACTACGACTTCAACGGCGAGGCGGGGATCGTGGAGAGCTACATCTCCTACCTGCGCCGCAAGCTGGACACCGAGGGTCTGGAACCGCTGATCCACACCAAGCGGGGCGTCGGGTACGTCCTGCGCGTCGCGCAGACGGTGGGATGA